A section of the Leptolyngbya iicbica LK genome encodes:
- a CDS encoding VOC family protein: protein MSQSFCHAAFVALATNRLNELTKFYEALLQTPPSSLMADRYAEFAIAGLKLALFQPQATHQSEFAQPDHAAMSLCLEVANLEAAIAHLTHLGYAPPEAITTASHGREVYAYDPDGNRLILHQSS, encoded by the coding sequence ATGTCACAGTCTTTTTGCCACGCGGCCTTTGTGGCTCTAGCCACCAACCGTCTCAACGAGTTGACGAAATTTTATGAGGCGCTGCTGCAAACGCCACCCAGTAGTTTGATGGCCGATCGCTATGCCGAGTTTGCGATCGCCGGTCTCAAACTGGCCCTCTTTCAACCGCAGGCCACTCACCAAAGCGAATTTGCTCAGCCCGACCACGCCGCCATGAGTTTGTGTTTAGAAGTGGCGAATCTGGAGGCGGCGATCGCCCACCTCACCCACCTCGGCTACGCCCCACCGGAAGCCATCACCACAGCTTCCCACGGTCGCGAAGTCTACGCCTATGATCCCGACGGCAACCGCCTCATCTTGCATCAGTCGTCGTAA
- a CDS encoding DUF2499 domain-containing protein, translating into MHALSIPTWVVHITSVVEWIAAIWFIWVFAGVTGHTAWRALSFGMLPSLISAMCACTWHFFDNAESLSWLVTLQAGMTVVGNSTACLAAWWIWRQAKTSQDSVEG; encoded by the coding sequence ATGCATGCCCTCTCAATTCCCACCTGGGTGGTTCACATCACCAGCGTTGTTGAATGGATTGCCGCGATCTGGTTCATTTGGGTGTTTGCCGGGGTGACGGGCCACACGGCTTGGCGAGCGCTCTCCTTTGGCATGTTGCCCTCGTTGATCAGCGCGATGTGTGCCTGCACCTGGCACTTTTTTGATAATGCCGAGTCTCTGTCGTGGCTGGTGACGCTGCAAGCGGGCATGACAGTGGTGGGTAATTCCACCGCATGTCTCGCCGCCTGGTGGATTTGGCGGCAAGCTAAGACCTCACAAGATTCCGTAGAAGGTTAG
- a CDS encoding DUF3593 domain-containing protein, whose protein sequence is METLLDKQNLFAMSLFPYLGFLFFVTRSGQTPRLALVGFYFLLVFVVITIPAGIYAQQAYGAELANVDWLHGSAESFLTISNILVVLGFRQVVVQRQRETAQK, encoded by the coding sequence ATGGAAACGTTATTGGACAAGCAAAATTTGTTTGCCATGTCGCTGTTTCCCTATCTGGGATTTTTGTTTTTTGTGACGCGGTCAGGACAAACACCGCGTCTCGCCCTGGTGGGATTTTATTTTTTACTGGTGTTTGTCGTCATCACGATTCCCGCTGGCATTTATGCGCAACAGGCTTACGGCGCCGAACTCGCCAATGTCGATTGGCTGCATGGCTCGGCGGAGTCATTTTTGACGATTTCGAATATTTTGGTGGTGCTGGGCTTTCGGCAAGTGGTCGTGCAGCGCCAACGCGAAACCGCCCAAAAATAG
- the csaB gene encoding polysaccharide pyruvyl transferase CsaB: MRVVLCGYYGMGNGGDEALLAALLQMLPPHVTPVVLSGNPDATRRDHGVEAYPRKSLAGIWAAFKGAEGFIWGGGSLMQDATSALNPIYYGGLMLWAQLRGLKTVAWAQGIGPLQRGWARRLAYKTYHQCTGVTVRDRASAAQAANWGVRAWLSPDPVWALSSTPVPGLADFPAPRVAVSLRSHPWLTPDRLANFGEALANFQTATDASILLVPFQASNDLAIAEAIAPQLPGPHQILSLTDPRQLKGVFRGVEMAIAMRLHALIMAAAEGCRCFALSYDPKVTYLAEDLAMPGWEMAPVTDPVMPTDFALAAWPDSAAAMTQTWLKHYANGLPASPEQIQSRVDRALIHQEMLQRFLADS; the protein is encoded by the coding sequence ATGAGAGTTGTACTGTGTGGTTATTACGGCATGGGAAACGGCGGCGATGAAGCCCTGTTGGCGGCGCTGCTGCAAATGCTGCCGCCGCACGTGACGCCGGTCGTGCTATCGGGCAATCCTGATGCTACCCGACGGGATCATGGCGTCGAGGCTTACCCCCGCAAGTCTTTAGCGGGAATTTGGGCGGCGTTTAAAGGCGCCGAGGGGTTTATCTGGGGCGGCGGTAGTTTGATGCAAGATGCCACCAGTGCCCTGAATCCGATTTACTACGGTGGGCTGATGCTGTGGGCTCAGCTGCGCGGCCTCAAAACGGTCGCCTGGGCTCAGGGCATCGGGCCGTTGCAGCGGGGCTGGGCACGACGACTGGCCTACAAAACCTATCACCAATGTACGGGGGTGACGGTGCGCGATCGCGCTTCGGCAGCCCAGGCGGCTAACTGGGGGGTACGGGCTTGGCTTTCTCCCGATCCGGTCTGGGCGTTGAGTTCCACCCCTGTGCCCGGACTGGCGGATTTTCCAGCCCCGCGCGTCGCGGTCTCATTGCGGAGTCACCCCTGGCTAACGCCCGATCGCCTAGCTAATTTTGGCGAAGCCCTGGCGAACTTTCAAACCGCTACAGATGCCAGCATTTTGTTAGTCCCGTTTCAAGCCAGTAATGATCTGGCCATTGCCGAGGCGATCGCGCCGCAACTCCCCGGCCCGCATCAGATCCTGTCGTTGACCGATCCCCGCCAGCTCAAAGGCGTATTTCGCGGAGTGGAAATGGCGATCGCCATGCGACTCCATGCGCTGATCATGGCCGCTGCCGAGGGCTGCCGCTGCTTTGCCCTGAGCTATGACCCCAAAGTGACCTATCTGGCCGAAGACCTCGCCATGCCCGGTTGGGAAATGGCTCCCGTCACTGATCCGGTCATGCCGACTGACTTTGCGCTGGCGGCGTGGCCCGACAGTGCCGCCGCGATGACCCAGACCTGGTTAAAACATTATGCGAATGGACTGCCCGCTTCACCAGAACAGATTCAGTCACGGGTCGATCGCGCCCTCAT